The DNA sequence GGTTCCTTACTTCTATCGGTTTCTGCTCTTATTTTATCTAAAAAATCCTGATGCCATTGAGTGCTCAAATTGGGTAAGTTTTGCTGAGACAAAAACCCAAATGGGCCATATTTATGGGAATGAAGATAGGCTACATCTGTTTTAAGAGCAGTTTCCACTCTTTCAATACCATCCATGATAGATAAACGAAGCTGTCGATCAAAAATATATGTTCCCCATATTTGCTCCAGAGAACTATCACTTTTAAATTGACCGGAAGAATCTTTATATGGATAACAATACTCTTGAAAACGGTAGTAGCTTACAGATTTCAAAATAGAGACTAATGCTGATTTGTTTCCATTTAATCCACGTTTGATGAGTAAATCAGCCTGATCTGAAAAACTTAAGGCAGGTGAGGTATATTTCATAGATACCCCATAAAAGAAAAAACCTGCCAAATTTGAGCATGCTTTCGCAGAGGCTTGGCAGGTATGCTAATGAAAATATAGTTCCTAAATGATCCATTGTCAAT is a window from the Oceanispirochaeta sp. genome containing:
- a CDS encoding Abi family protein → MKYTSPALSFSDQADLLIKRGLNGNKSALVSILKSVSYYRFQEYCYPYKDSSGQFKSDSSLEQIWGTYIFDRQLRLSIMDGIERVETALKTDVAYLHSHKYGPFGFLSQQNLPNLSTQWHQDFLDKIRAETDRSKEPFVIAFFRDHGDQHDYLPVFRVTDIMSFGNIFTFFRGLESKDKKQIASRYNIKAPVLSSWIMTLNYIRNLCAHHGRLYNRILAIKPYIPDSRNNPEWHNPGTISNYRLFSVVSLLQYM